Proteins found in one Melospiza melodia melodia isolate bMelMel2 chromosome 13, bMelMel2.pri, whole genome shotgun sequence genomic segment:
- the ANKRD11 gene encoding ankyrin repeat domain-containing protein 11, with protein sequence MPKGGCSKTPQSEDFSLSNDMVEKQTGKKDKDKVSLTKTPKLDRSDGGKEVKERATKRKLPFTVGTNGDQKDSDTEKQGPERKRIKKEPATRKPGLLFGMGLSGIRAGYPLSERQQVALLMQMTAEESANSPVDTTPKHPSQSTVCQKGTPNSASKTKDKVNKRNERGETRLHRAAIRGDARRIKELIIEGADVNVKDFAGWTALHEACNRGYYDVAKQLLAAGAEVNTKGLDDDTPLHDAANNGHFKVVKLLLHYGGNPHQSNRKGETPLKVANSPTMVNLLLGKTTYPSSEESSTETSEEEDAPSFAPSSSVDGNNTDSEFEKGLKHKPKAQEPPKTITPVKDEYEFDEDDEQDRVPPVDDKHLLKKDYRKETKANSFISIPKMEVKTYTKNNTITPKKAAHRILSDSSDEEETSVAVGTGEKLRLSTHSILPSSKIREPASTKAPKEKSKVKKKRKKETKNKEVRFGKKNDKFCSSESESENVESEEDDRDSLQSSSCVKDSRLVLKESSLFNSLSASSTSSHGSLASQKHNPSLTEQHSKHWRTDNWKTISSPAWSDVSSLSDSTRTRLTSESDYSSEDSSLESLKPVRKKPEHKKKNTPHNTVSEKKNSFHSNVDGAIPKLDKEGKVVKKHKTKHKHKNKEKGQCPISQDIKIIKTFSFEFEDSKQKPEKGLIVETENPVENKLKVLKHDREHGKKEEKLPKGKAEEKEWLFKDETGKSSKEEKSLRKIKDGSKDLSKSFREGLSKSEKEKPVKEKSPKEEKPRIHKEERKKKSKDKQSKSEKKNELKEEKVSKLEKEKSFKEEKEKCKKEKLYRDESGFDEFNNKTQFAENEDTKFSLSDDQQERWFSDLSSDSSFDFKGEDSWDSPITDFREIKNDSVAKLIIEPVKEEIKDKKKENKIKEKKEYSEKRNEKDTFLKKKERDYVEKSSEKKKDQTDRHKVTPSYLPEKDKKRKDSVETGKERKEKDTGETNKDRKDSSDGSKERKDPKTKQEEPYRDDFKEYGCETFFKDKSDPEFSGKTLESWERHHSGKEKEKKDAPDKEKKEKVKPEKYKEKSKEGDKEKNEKAAPEKILKDKELEKSFKEKKETKEKYKDLHSKDKERKSSFDQVKEKKEKTFSTDRDDFSEKKDEKKGKEKSWYSIADIFTDESEDERDDYSLSGFKVGDSAGSEGHRLDSLQDKDDGATAEKELYPDKHRKYSSDRQHSDKQKDKESKEKKKDKGTSEGGKEKKEKSSFEKHKEKKDKDSSEKYKDRKERMSIDSTQEKKNKQKLPEKVEKKHTSEDKMKSKHKEKPDKEHSKEKKSSKGGESEKSLLEKLEEEALNDYRDDSNDKISEISSDSFTDRGQEPGLTSLFESSNLSLTDAAEEKFKDSLPLPCLQDKLKEKERHRHSSSSSKKSHEKEKAKKEKTEKKEKSEEFKDSSSRKDSTHYEKDFSVDGEAFGSSYNMKADADEEPEKSIDYLFSEKKDKNDSERELSKKAEKEKTYGSSTISTAKEKKKRDKHKEKWKEEKEKHRDKHTDGFFKHHKDEPKSTLKDKDGPQVTTFKDKSKEDNLKFGETKLKEKLKENQDKDKSESIKISNGNEKITLSKDSGKKDARPREKLLGDGDLMMTSFERMLSQKDLEIEERHKRHKERMKQMEKMRHRSGDPKLKDKLKSSEDVRKRSLDLPTKKPLTLDTQLKDKKLKELGPLTPILSPENKAQPAVGTDSKDWITGPQLKEILPASPRPDQNRPTGVPTPASVVSCPSYEEVMQTPRTPSCSNEDYTDLMFECADSQHSLPISTMSMNACSPSFFDRYTNVSSGLPENPSQTPTRTIPSSNLYRSISVDIRRAPEEEFSVGDKFFRQQSVPATSNYDSPVQHLMEEKVPLPSVPAEKFQCLSPGYYSPDYGVSSPKVEALHCAPGAVSGVAQSPESVFSGLQAKSSPSHRDELLAPSVESALPPDIGMPLDTTEEQQATASIMPPESTYLPPIEENHFSSGMPEQNNIDWDNPPSRNPDTAIPPSLMGNPAEHSVTWSMGSELLMKSPQRFSESPKPPLCSLEPIHPAPVAFIPTETSYPVSPISYPLSVSEPRLEEVKEDAEEAVPAEIANAEEQAPYMSPTRLDTFFNNCKPLPEEAPEIPPEPPCVPAEPQAEVVAAPENNYLENNNAAPANAEEAVTWPDPFTNTEDELDLGPFSLPELPLQPKDVAETEMAEAEAVEESPAAAAAPEPSAGIIKAGASVIASSEPEEPPASPVPATLPTDTEPPAEEQKPEVAVQESTSEALNTAEEKAAEDSEAQVFQQTPPEPAQAESKEVEAVHEELPSAGGVAEGSSQPCPVPVASSEAGTPQDSATARAGSQAPPPQADAPPGNAQAEIVEPVQKPVAEAPKPPKIEEIPQRITRNRAQMLANQNKQNAAASEKEFPPVSAPVTRAKGRITEEDDSQAQHPRKRRFQRSNQQLQQQINTSTQQTREMIQQTLAAIVDAIKLDDIEPYHSDRSNPYFEYLQIRKKIEEKRKILCYITPQAPQCYAEYVTYTGSYLLDGKPLSKLHIPVIAPPPSLAEPLKELFKQQEAVRGKLRLQHSIEREKLIVSCEQEILRVHCRAARTIANQAVPFSACTMLLDSEVYNMPLENQGDENKSVRDRFNARQFISWLQDVDDKYDRMKTCLLMRQQHEAAALNAVQRMEWQLKVQELDPAGHKSLCVNEVPSFYVPMVDVNDDFVLLPA encoded by the exons AGAAGCAGGGTCCCGAGCGGAAGAGGATTAAAAAGGAGCCCGCCACCAGGAAGCCGGGCCTGCTCTTCGGCATGGGCCTGTCGGGGATCCGGGCCGGGTACCCGCTCTCCGAGCGCCAGCAGGTCGCTCTCCTCATGCAGATGAcagcagaagagtctgcaaacagCCCAG tTGACACAACACCAAAGCATCCCTCTCAGTCTACAGTTTGTCAGAAGGGAACTCCCAActctgcctccaaaaccaaagaTAAAGTAAATAAGAGAAACGAGCGAGGAGAGACTCGGCTGCACCGCGCTGCCATCCGCGGGGACGCCCGGCGCATCAAGGAGCTCATCATCGAGGGTGCAGATGTCAATGTGAAGGACTTTGCAG GCTGGACGGCGCTGCACGAGGCCTGCAACCGGGGCTACTACGATGTGGCCAAGCAGCTGCTGGCGGCGGGCGCCGAGGTCAACACCAAGGGGCTGGACGATGACACCCCCCTGCACGACGCGGCCAACAATGGCCACTTCAAG GTGGTGAAATTGTTGTTGCATTATGGAGGGAATCCTCATCAAAGCAACAGGAAGGGTGAGACGCCTTTGAAAGTAGCGAATTCTCCCACCATGGTGAACCTGCTCCTGGGGAAGACCACGTACCCCTCCAGTGAGGAGAGCTCCACAG AGACCTCAGAAGAGGAGGACGCTCCTTCCTTCGCTCCCTCCAGCTCCGTTGATGGCAATAACACAGACTCAGAGTTTGAGAAGGGTTTGAAGCACAAGCCCAAGGCCcaggagccccccaaaaccatcACCCCGGTGAAGGATGAGTATGAATTCGATGAGGACGATGAGCAGGACCGGGTCCCACCGGTCGATGACAAACATTTGCTGAAAAAGGATTACAGGAAAGAGACTAAAGCAAACAGTTTCATTTCCATACCCAAAATGGAAGTGAAAACTTACACTAAAAATAACACAATTACACCAAAGAAAGCTGCCCACCGCATCCTGTCGGACAGCTCGGACGAGGAGGAGACCAGCGTGGCCGTGGGCACGGGGGAGAAGCTGCGCCTCTCCACCCACTCCATACTGCCCAGCAGCAAAATTCGGGAGCCCGCCAGCACCAAGGCGCCCAAGGAGAAAAGCAAAGTAAAAAAGAAGCGGAAGAAGGAGACAAAAAACAAAGAGGTTCGGTTTGGCAAAAAAAATGACAAGTTTTGTTCCTCTGAATCAGAGAGTGAAAACGTGGAGAGTGAGGAGGATGATAGAGACTCTCTACAGAGCTCTAGCTGTGTAAAGGACTCAAGGCTAGTGCTAAAGGAATCCTCCTTGTTTAACTCTCTGTCTGCCTCATCGACCTCTTCACATGGGAGTTTAGCATCCCAGAAACATAATCCCAGTCTTACAGAACAGCACTCCAAGCACTGGAGGACGGACAATTGGAAAACCATATCTTCTCCAGCTTGGTCAGACGTCAGTTCCCTATCGGACTCCACCAGGACGAGGCTGACGAGCGAGTCAGACTACTCGTCCGAGGACTCGAGCTTAGAGTCACTAAAGCCAGTCAGGAAGAAACCAgagcacaaaaagaaaaacaccccCCACAACACTGTTTCTGAGAAAAAGAATTCATTCCATAGCAATGTGGATGGAGCAATTCCAAAGCTGGACAAAGAGGGGAAGGTTGTTAAAAAgcataaaacaaaacacaaacataAAAACAAGGAGAAGGGACAGTGTCCCATCAGCCAAGACATTAAAATAatcaaaacattttcttttgagTTTGAGGACTCTAAACAAAAGCCTGAGAAAGGCTTGATAGTAGAGACAGAAAATCCAGTCGAAAACAAGTTGAAAGTGTTAAAGCACGATAGGGAACATggtaaaaaggaggaaaagctcCCCAAAGGTAAAGCAGAGGAGAAGGAGTGGTTGTTTAAAGATGAGACTGGAAAATCCTCAAAAGAGGAGAAATCATTAAGAAAAATCAAAGATGGTAGTAAAGACCTGAGCAAATCCTTCAGAGAAGGATTGAGTAAATCAGAAAAAGAGAAACCTGTCAAGGAGAAATCTCCCAAGGAGGAGAAGCCAAGAATACACAAGGAGGAGAGAAAGAAGAAGTCAAAGGACAAGCAGTCCAAATCTGAGAAGAAGAATGAGCTGAAGGAGGAGAAGGTTTCTaaactagagaaagaaaaatccttcaaggaagagaaggaaaaatgcaaaaaagaaaaactttacAGGGACGAGTCCGGGTTTGATGAGTTTAATAACAAAACTCAGTTTGCTGAAAACGAGGACACAAAGTTCAGCCTTTCGGACGATCAGCAGGAGAGGTGGTTTTCAGACCTGTCCTCTGATTCATCCTTCGATTTCAAGGGTGAGGACAGCTGGGATTCTCCAATAACAGATTTCAGGGAGATTAAAAATGACAGTGTGGCAAAGCTAATCATAGAACCTGTGAAAGAGGAAATTAAagacaagaaaaaggaaaataaaataaaagagaagAAGGAATACAGCGAGAAGCGGAATGAAAAGGACACTTTCttaaagaaaaaggagagggatTATGTGGAGAAAAGCTCTGAGAAGAAAAAGGACCAAACAGACAGGCACAAAGttactcccagttatttacctgaaaaggataagaaaaggaaggattCTGTGGAGACTGGtaaggagaggaaagaaaaagacaCAGGTGAAACCAACAAAGACAGAAAAGATTCCTCTGACGGCTCTAAAGAGAGAAAAGATCCCAAGACGAAGCAGGAGGAGCCCTATCGAGATGACTTCAAGGAGTATGGCTGTGAAACATTCTTCAAGGATAAGTCTGACCCTGAGTTCAGTGGCAAAACCCTGGAGAGCTGGGAGAGGCACCATTctgggaaggaaaaggagaagaaagatgctcctgataaagaaaaaaaagaaaaggtgaagCCAGAAAAATACAAGGAAAAATCCAAAGAAGGCGAcaaggagaaaaatgaaaaagctgCTCCAGAGAAAATCCTGAAGGACAAAGAACTAGAGAAGAGTtttaaagagaagaaagaaactaAGGAGAAATACAAGGATCTTCACAGCAAAGACAAGGAGAGGAAGAGCTCCTTCGACCAGgtgaaggagaagaaagagaaaaccTTTTCCACGGACAGAGACGATTTCTCCGAGAAGAAGGATGAGAAGAAGGGCAAGGAGAAGAGCTGGTACAGCATCGCTGACATCTTCACGGACGAGAGCGAGGACGAGAGGGACGATTACAGCCTGAGCGGGTTCAAGGTGGGCGACTCGGCTGGCAGCGAGGGGCATCGCCTGGACAGCCTGCAGGACAAGGACGATGGTGCCACTGCTGAGAAGGAGCTGTACCCCGACAAGCACCGCAAGTACTCCTCCGACCGGCAGCACTCGGACAAGCAGAAGGACAAGGAGTccaaggagaagaaaaaggacAAAGGAACATCGGAaggggggaaggagaagaaggagaagagttCCTTTGAGAAACACAAAGAGAAGAAAGATAAAGACTCCAGTGAGAAGTATAAGGACAGGAAGGAAAGGATGTCCATAGATTCCACTCAGGagaagaaaaacaagcaaaagCTCCCAGAAAAGGTTGAGAAGAAACACACCAGTGAGGACAAGATGAAAAGCAAACATAAGGAGAAGCCGGACAAGGAGCATTCCAAAGAGAAGAAATCTTCAAAAGGAGGGGAGTCTGAGAAGAGTCTGCTGGAGAAACTGGAGGAGGAGGCTCTGAATGATTACAGGGATGACTCCAATGACAAAATCAGTGAGATCTCCTCCGACAGCTTCACAGACAGAGGGCAAGAGCCAGGACTCACCAGCCTCTTCGAGTCTTCTAACCTCTCTCTGACCGATGCCGCTGAAGAAAAGTTTAAGGACTCTCTCCCTTTACCCTGCCTTCAGGACAAGCTCAAGGAGAAGGAGAGGCACCGACATTCCTCATCTTCCTCAAAGAAAAGTCAcgagaaagaaaaagcaaagaaagagaaaacagagaaaaaggaaaaatcagaAGAATTCAAGGACTCCAGCAGCAGAAAGGATTCCACTCATTATGAAAAGGATTTCTCTGTGGATGGGGAGGCTTTTGGCTCTTCCTACAACATGAAGGCAGACGCTGATGAGGAACCGGAGAAGAGCATTGATTACTTATTTTCTGAAAAGAAGGATAAAAATGATTCTGAAAGAGAGCTGTCAAAGAAGGCGGAGAAAGAAAAGACTTACGGTTCCAGCACCATCAGCACAGCTAAAGAGAAAAAGAAGCGGGATAAACacaaggaaaaatggaaggaggaaaaggaaaagcataGGGACAAACACACAGATGGTTTCTTTAAACATCACAAAGATGAGCCAAAGTCAACACTCAAAGATAAGGACGGGCCTCAAGTTACCACCTTTAAAGATAAATCCAAGGAGGACAACCTCAAATTCGGTGAAACCAAACTGAAGGAGAAGCTTAAGGAGAATCAAGACAAAGACAAATCAGAGTCCATAAAAATAAGCAATGGGAATGAAAAAATAACGCTTTCCAAAGACAGCGGCAAGAAGGATGCCAGGCCAAGGGAGAAACTTCTGGGAGATGGTGATTTGATGATGACCAGCTTTGAGAGGATGCTGAGCCAGAAGGACCTGGAGATCGAGGAACGCCACAAAAGGCACAAGGAGAGAATGAAACAAATGGAGAAAATGCGGCACAGGTCTGGGGATCCCAAGCTGAAGGACAAACTTAAGAGCTCGGAGGATGTGCGGAAGAGGAGCCTGGATCTGCCAACCAAGAAGCCGCTAACGCTGGACACGCAGCTCAAGGACAAGAAACTCAAGGAGCTGGGTCCCCTGACTCCCATCCTGTCACCAGAAAACAAGGCACAGCCTGCTGTGGGGACAGACTCCAAGGACTGGATCACGGGTCCTCAGCTGAAGGAGATCCTCCCAGCATCTCCCAGGCCAGATCAGAACCGGCCCACGGGCGTCCCGACCCCGGCGTCCGTCGTGTCCTGCCCGAGCTACGAGGAGGTGATGCAGACTCCCAGGACTCCATCGTGCAGCAACGAGGACTACACGGACCTGATGTTCGAGTGTGCGGACTCCCAGCACTCGCTGCCCATCTCCACCATGTCCATGAACGCCTGCTCTCCTTCCTTCTTTGACAGATACACCAACGTTTCCAGCGGGCTCCCCGAGAACCCCAGCCAGACCCCGACTCGCACCATTCCCTCCTCAAACCTCTACCGCTCCATCTCAGTGGATATCAGGAGGGCGCCCGAAGAGGAGTTCAGCGTTGGAGATAAGTTTTTCAGACAGCAAAGTGTCCCAGCAACATCAAATTATGACTCTCCTGTGCAGCATTTAATGGAGGAGAAAGTTCCCCTTCCCTCTGTTCCTGCTGAGAAGTTCCAGTGTTTGTCTCCTGGGTATTACTCCCCGGATTATGGAGTTTCCTCACCCAAAGTGGAAGCTTTGCACTGTGCACCAGGAGCTGTCAGCGGGGTCGCCCAGTCTCCCGAAAGTGTCTTTTCTGGTTTACAAGCAAAATCCTCCCCTTCGCACAGGGATGAGTTGCTGGCTCCTTCAGTGGAAAGTGCTCTTCCCCCCGACATCGGCATGCCCTTGGATACCACAGAGGAGCAGCAAGCCACTGCCTCCATCATGCCACCAGAATCCACCTACCTGCCCCCCATTGAGGAAAACCATTTTAGTTCAGGAATGCCTGAACAAAACAACATAGACTGGGATAACCCTCCTTCCCGAAACCCAGACACCGCCATTCCTCCCAGCCTCATGGGCAACCCCGCAGAGCACTCTGTCACCTGGTCCATGGGCTCGGAGCTTCTGATGAAATCTCCCCAGAGGTTTTCCGAGTCCCCTAAACCTCCGCTCTGTTCCCTAGAGCCAATTCATCCTGCACCAGTAGCCTTCATTCCCACAGAGACTTCCTACCCTGTTTCTCCCATCTCGTACCCTCTGTCAGTGTCTGAACCGAGGCTGGAGGAAGTCAAGGAGGATGCTGAGGAAGCAGTTCCAGCAGAAATTGCAAACGCTGAAGAGCAAGCTCCATACATGTCCCCTACTAGGTTAGACACCTTCTTCAACAACTGCAAGCCTCTTCCAGAAGAAGCACCAGAGATCCCTCCAGAGCCCCCGTGTGTGCCAGCAGAACCTCAGGCTGAAGTCGTTGCTGCACCAGAAAACAACTATTTGGAAAACAACAACGCAGCACCTGCGAACGCAGAGGAGGCGGTGACGTGGCCAGACCCCTTCACCAACACCGAGGATGAGTTGGACCTTGGCCCCTTCTCGCTCCCAGAGCTGCCACTCCAGCCTAAGGACGTGGCAGAGACAGAGATGGCCGAGGCAGAAGCGGTTGAGgaaagcccagcagcagcagcagctccagaacCGAGCGCTGGCATCATCAAAGCCGGCGCGTCTGTGATAGCATCCAGTGAGCCGGAGGAGCCGCCAGCCAGCCCGGTTCCGGCCACCCTGCCCACGGACACAGAGCCACCAGCAGAGGAGCAGAAACCAGAAGTGGCCGTACAAGAATCCACCTCTGAGGCACTGAACACAGCTGAGGAGAAGGCAGCAGAGGACTCGGAAGCGCAGGTGTTCCAGCAGACGCCGCCCGAGCCCGCGCAGGCCGAGAGCAAAGAGGTGGAGGCCGTGCACGAGGAGCTGCCGTCGGCTGGCGGGGTGGCAgagggcagctcccagccctgtcccgtGCCCGTGGCCAGCTCTGAGGCTGGCACTCCACAGGACAGTGCCACGGCCCGTGCGGGGAGCCAGGCCCCGCCACCCCAGGCGGACGCTCCTCCTGGCAACGCTCAAGCAGAAATTGTGGAACCAGTACAAAAACCAGTAGCAGAAGCTCCCAAACCACCCAAAATAGAAGAGATTCCTCAGCGGATTACCAGGAACCGGGCTCAGATGCTCGCCAACCAAAACAAGCAGAACGCCGCCGCGTCCGAGAAGGAATTTCCTCCCGTCTCCGCGCCCGTCACGCGCGCCAAAGGCCGCATCACGGAGGAGGACGATTCCCAGGCTCAGCACCCGCGGAAGCGCCGCTTCCAGCGCTccaaccagcagctgcagcagcagatcaACACGTCCACCCAGCAGACGAGGGAGATGATCCAGCAGACCCTGGCAGCTATCGTCGATGCCATCAAACTGGACGACATCGAACCTTACCACAGCGACAGGTCCAACCCCTACTTCGAGTACCTCCAGATCAGGAAGAAGATTGAGGAGAAGCGGAAAATCCTGTGCTACATTACTCCCCAAGCTCCCCAGTGCTACGCTGAGTATGTCACCTACACAGGCTCCTACCTGTTGGATGGCAAACCCCTAAGCAAGCTCCATATTCCAGTG ATCGCGCCGCCGCCGTCGCTCGCGGAGCCGCTCAAGGAGCTCTTCAAGCAGCAGGAGGCCGTGCGGGGCAAGCTGCGCCTGCAGCACAGCATAGAGCGG GAGAAGCTCATCGTGTCCTGCGAGCAGGAGATCCTGCGGGTGCACTGCCGGGCAGCCAGGACCATCGCCAACCAGGCCGTGCCCTTCAGTGCCTGCACCATGCTGCTGGACTCTGAGGTGTACAACATGCCTCTGGAAAATCAG GGAGACGAAAACAAATCGGTCAGAGACCGTTTCAACGCGCGACAGTTCATTTCCTGGCTGCAGGACGTGGATGACAAGTACGACCGGATGAAG ACGTGCCTGCTCATGCGACAGCAACACGAAGCAGCTGCCCTGAACGCGGTGCAGAGGATGGAGTGGCAGCTGAAGGTGCAGGAGCTGGACCCCGCGGGGCACAAATCCCTCTGTGTCAACGAGGTGCCCTCGTTCTATGTGCCAATGGTCGACGTGAACGATGACTTTGTGCTCTTGCCGGCATGA